A genomic segment from Saccharomyces eubayanus strain FM1318 chromosome IX, whole genome shotgun sequence encodes:
- the ASG1 gene encoding Asg1p, which yields MPEQAQQGEQSVKRRRVTRACDECRKKKVKCDGQQPCIHCTVYSYECTYKKPTKRTQNSGNSGMLALGDAAGPSSSVVVATAALNPNKLLSSVKPEKPPLPGSSTIPASSNMSKPRRYKTKSTRLQSTIDKYKQVLDEVFPQLPDIDNLDVPVFLQIFHNFKRESQSFLDDTVKEYILIANDSSSPIQPMLSSNSKHSTPDEFLPNLKSDSNSASSINKEPDNIDTYSNIPVGREIKIILPPKPIALQFVKSTWEHCCVLLRFYHRPSFITQLDELYETDPNNYTSKQMQFLPLCYAAIAVGALFSKSIVSNDSSREKFLQDEGYKYFIAARKLIDITNARDLNSIQAILMLFIFLQCSARLSTCYTYIGVAMRSALRAGFHRKLSANSGFTPIEVEMRKRLFYTIYKLDVYINAMLGLPRSISPDDFDQTLPLDLSDENITEVAYLPENQNAVLSSTGISNEHTKLFLILNEIISELYPIKKTNNIISHETVTSLELKLRNWLDSLPRELMPNAKNIDPEYERANRLLHLSFLHVQIILYRPFIHYLSRNMSTQNLDPLSYQRARNSIAVARTVIKLAKEMVSNNLLTGSYWYACYTIFYSVAGLLFYIHEAQLPDKDSAREYYDILKDAETGRSVLIQLKDSSMAASRTYNLLNQIFEKLNSKTIQLTALQSSLSSESGSLATNSTSALGCGPGESLQPPVFFSSQDTKHGLSTGKNDESTNDYTMANYLNNTPLSEIPLNEAQQQDQMPQGLTNTSNERGSNSFLSTDITLDDNNQRNMLDATDDVLIRNDDDITGNSVFDFDSNKNDVSNSSNPVITNNNNNHNNHNNNHNNSNNNNSNNNTNNNNNNNNNNNNNNNNNNNNNNNNSDNNSNNNNNNNNNNNNNSNNNNNNNFRMSIDNNSPSFEGFAQWQRPPSRDNMSIEDKADTSPDTEIKSEQNGTESNNILGVFDQLDAQLFGKYIPLNYPSE from the coding sequence ATGCCGGAACAAGCGCAACAAGGAGAACAGTCTGTCAAGAGAAGGAGGGTCACTCGAGCTTGTGACGAAtgtagaaagaaaaaagtcaagTGTGATGGTCAGCAACCGTGTATTCATTGCACTGTATACTCTTATGAATGTACATACAAAAAGCCTACGAAGAGGACGCAGAACTCCGGAAACTCCGGAATGCTGGCACTAGGCGATGCTGCTGGTCCATCATCAAGTGTTGTCGTGGCTACCGCTGCTTTGAATCCGAATAAACTACTTTCGAGTGTCAAACCTGAGAAACCTCCGTTACCAGGTTCTTCAACAATACCCGCAAGCAGCAACATGTCCAAGCCAAGAAGGTATAAGACCAAGAGTACTAGACTACAATCGACGATCGACAAGTATAAGCAAGTCCTTGATGAGGTATTCCCGCAGTTGCCTGATATAGATAATCTGGATGTCCCTGtatttttgcaaattttcCACAATTTTAAAAGGGAGTCGCAATCATTCTTAGACGACACTGTAAAAGAGTACATTTTGATTGCCAACGACAGTTCGTCTCCAATCCAGCCAATGctctcttcaaattcaaaacattcaaCTCCAGACGAGTTTCTACCCAACTTGAAAAGCGACTCGAATAGTGCCTCTAGTATAAACAAGGAACCTGACAATATAGACACGTACTCCAATATTCCAGTAGGTAgggaaataaaaatcatCTTACCTCCAAAACCGATCGCCCTACAATTCGTAAAAAGTACCTGGGAACACTGTTGTGTTCTTCTTAGATTCTATCACAGACCATCGTTTATTACACAACTAGACGAATTGTATGAAACAGATCCGAACAATTACACTTCCAAGCAAATGCAATTTTTGCCGCTATGTTACGCCGCAATTGCTGTGGGAGCattattttccaaatctatAGTCTCCAACGACTCTTCGAGGGAAAAATTTTTACAAGACGAAGGTTACAAGTATTTCATAGCGGCAAGAAAACTAATTGACATAACAAATGCCCGTGACTTGAACTCCATACAGGCCATTTTGATGCTGTTTATATTTCTACAGTGTTCTGCACGTTTGTCAACATGTTACACTTATATCGGCGTGGCTATGAGAAGCGCCTTAAGGGCAGGGTTTCATAGGAAATTGAGTGCAAATTCTGGTTTTACCCCAATAGAAGTTGAAATGAGAAAACGTCTTTTTTACACCATCTATAAACTAGACGTTTACATCAACGCAATGCTAGGTTTACCTAGATCCATATCTCCGGACGATTTTGATCAAACTCTACCTCTGGATTTATCGGACGAGAATATTACGGAAGTTGCATACTTACctgaaaaccaaaatgcCGTGTTGTCAAGCACAGGGATTTCCAATGAGCATACAAAActcttcttgatcttgaatGAGATCATTTCTGAGCTGTatccaataaaaaaaaccaataatatcatatcTCATGAAACAGTCACCAGTTTGGAGTTAAAGTTAAGAAACTGGTTAGATTCATTGCCCAGAGAACTAATGCCTAATGCCAAGAATATTGATCCTGAATACGAAAGGGCTAATCGTTTATTACACTTATCCTTTTTGCATGTCCAGATCATATTGTATAGGCCTTTTATTCATTATTTATCGCGTAATATGAGTACTCAGAATTTAGATCCCTTATCTTACCAAAGAGCAAGAAACTCTATTGCTGTGGCTAGAACAGTCATCAAATTAGCAAAAGAGATGGTCAGTAATAATTTGTTAACAGGTTCCTACTGGTACGCCTGTTATACAATTTTTTATTCCGTCGCGGGCCTTTTGTTCTACATTCATGAGGCACAACTTCCTGACAAGGACAGTGCTAGAGAATATTACGATATTTTGAAGGACGCAGAAACTGGTAGAAGCGTTCTCATTCAATTAAAGGATTCTAGTATGGCTGCTAGTAGAACTTATAATCTGTTAAATCAGATTTTCGAAAAATTGAACTCAAAAACTATCCAGCTGACTGCATTGCAATCATCTCTCTCTAGCGAAAGTGGTTCTTTGGCAACTAATAGCACCTCGGCCCTTGGATGTGGTCCAGGGGAATCTTTACAACCGCCCGtgttcttctcttctcaaGACACGAAGCACGGTCTTTCGACAGGGAAGAATGATGAAAGCACGAACGATTACACAATGGCGAATTATTTAAACAATACGCCACTCTCCGAAATTCCTCTAAACGAAGCGCAGCAGCAAGATCAAATGCCTCAAGGATTGACTAATACATCTAATGAAAGAGGTTCTAACAGCTTTCTTTCAACCGATATTACACTTGATGATAACAACCAACGAAATATGCTTGATGCTACAGATGACGTTCTAATCAGAAACGATGACGACATAACAGGCAACAGtgtatttgattttgacaGTAATAAAAACGATGTATCAAATAGCTCCAATCCAGTTATcacaaacaacaacaataatcataataatcataataataatcataataatagtaataataataatagtaataataataccaacaacaacaacaacaacaacaacaacaacaacaacaacaacaacaataataataataataataataataatagtgataataatagtaataataataacaataataataacaataataacaataatagtaacaataataataataataacttCCGCATGAGTATTGACAACAATTCACCATCATTTGAAGGCTTTGCTCAATGGCAGAGGCCACCTTCACGAGATAATATGAGCATAGAAGACAAAGCAGATACCTCACCTGATACCGAAATTAAGAGTGAGCAAAACGGAACCGAATCAAATAATATTCTTGGCGTATTTGATCAGCTAGATGCTCAACTTTTTGGGAAGTATATACCTTTAAACTATCCCTCTGAATGA